The genomic region CCTTTAGGAAATTATCATCCTTCTTCAATGTAACGTTCACTGATGTTGGAGTTAGTATAAAAATAGGAGATGTGGTATGATTGTCAATGAGACAGCCATCCACTAAATTTAAAGCAGCCAACAATTAAACTTCTACAGGTCAACACAAGGTCTTCAATGataggcatatatatatatatatatatatatatatatatatatatatatatagcccataCCATGAAGTAAGCTGTAAAAGGCCCCGAAATAAAAGATGTGAAATTAATTCATAAAGGACAAAAATCAACCTAATCTATTGAAAAAAACGTAAAACGAATAACAGTGAACATAAAAAACAACTATACCCACTGGACTACAGGTTCCTGGCTTGGGACAGACACATAAAGTATGTGGCGGGGTTAAACCGGTTAGTGAGCGCTCAACCCTCCCTCTAACCTGGGACAGATGTGGGACAGTACAACAGAAAAACAAACTGTAAAAATCAGTTGAATTTGAACTTAACTCTTGAGATTGATATAGAAGACAAACACTTTAACAAATAAGACACAAGACAACAACCTATATCGACATTGAAAGAGTATTGCTGTTTCTGTCAGCTAgttccactgggggctgacgaggtcaaagcgtagtccgtttcgctacgacgtcgggtatatgttttactacgaaaacatggtgcaaatacactacttaatcaggcgagtttcatattttctggtgtttatggattagagaacggaacatccagtaatggtaggtacttattttcaataacaaactaataacaaatgcgcgtagttgcaaccttcaagtttattttgagctaaaatcgaaatattttgatttgaagcaatgcataaggtggttattctgttaaaatagccaattacggtaacttaaattaaataaaactacattttacttcgattcagtgtacattacacattttaaagtacaaaacaggttacgaacatatattttaattatgcaaattctttgtttcgaaggaaattacaagtcgttttatgtaaaggtttcgcacagagtatgtattggttgcgcaacgaagtacaaatataatgtataggttgctcaacgaagtttctgtatccatttctggacatatcacatgcagttttcagttactgcagactgccatttcccagtgcaaaagatgccgtgcttcactgtgcgcatgaacatccaaacgaaaaggttgaacccggtgaaagcctgcagagtcccggcagagccccggtataccgtcactacgccggcactcaccggggttatacaggcatcagaccccggcagagctgcggcaacgccccggtttaaccggggacaaccggggctccgccgggaaagtattcaaatgtttaatacctccgggatgaaccgggagttaccgggaaggaccggcaataaccggcttggcactggaaacaaccgggactgcatcggGAACAACCAGGACGGtgccgtcagagcaccggtttacttatgtaacgtagctataaagggactctgccggcattcaccggggcgatgccgtagctctgccggggtggttTTGGGCCCCgttggagctaaggtgccgtcccggttgttcccggtacagtcccggttgttccaggtgccacgcaggtcgttgccggtcctacccggtgactcccggttcatcccggaggtattaaacattttaatactttcccggtggagcaccggttgtccccggtcgtacacggtttatcccggtggagcaccggttcatcccggtagggccccggttcatcccggtagatgcctgatcacgcactggggctccgccggcatcatagtgagactgggccttaaccgcattgtaacatgAAGTAAATtaaccggccgtcatgtacgcagttaacaataacctgtgacagaaacccactgccacaactttacaacaatatattgattatgcaattgcggatttgtgcgattggggtcctactttccacaccttacggctgttacaggtgtggattttacaggtacaatcatgtatacgaacatgaaattcacctcaaaattagttgacgattaccgattttcaagaaaatcgctttgatatatacaatgtaaaaatcaaaatccgtatgagataaataatgatcgaagttggaacatgggatttactttgacataagcagagtttcgtgataagcgagttgggaataacgagaatcgaatgtcatttgataaagagtaccgtatgctgaaaacctatcgttggtctctatcaaaatgaatgtataagggattgtcaaaaggtgaagatgcgtcatttttattgagaccgacgacattaggttctcgactctcaactgtcatcttatatatggattttcgattttaatcgtttcctttggcctagtcgtgaatgtaattatatcataataatgtgcataaccatgtcgactgtgcgcttcggatcatgttgtgccgttgttactacctctgtctcaaaggaaacatccagccactccatgactctgtattaatttttttcttctttattttgcctttgagagataaccaatacgtcttctgtgagaaacgcatgcacgctaaagcgttgtcgtagcgaggcatatacgtatgctgtcagagacatgatcatgccttataataatatgtagcctttatttctgataactgggtcaccctacacatttctaaacaccccagtggcttaacaatacatagatcaatatggaaattgtaaaattgtgtcaattaaacacagttgtaaaccttaattgcatttttttaaagtgaaacttgacttcggtttgataaatcagcggtctatttcatgtttaaccgcataaaccagacacatcttggattataatttgatgtaacagacctatgaaatgacattgtgcttaaattcagagttttgttattacaaaatcataatcttacatgttttaaacacaattttcgacttatccgttctcgatgtcatgtgtatttaaacaatgttttcgtagtaaaacatatactcgacgtcgtagcgaaacggactacgctttgacctcgtcagcccccagtgagttCAAAGTCAAAAAGCAACCGATAAGCACACCTAGTTAACTGGAAAAAAGTTATCAATAAGTACACGCCTAACAGGATTTTATTGCCTTTTTTCATGGTTTACAGATGAGCGATTAAGGCCTTTAGTAATCTTCTCTGAAACTGCTTGACAAAGGACTTCAATATGTACAATGTATGGGTGTTTCATTAAAAAGGTTACTGGTCTGAAACCAGTTACTCAGCTGGAATCAATTTTTGAAGGAAATGGCAACAAGAAAAAAAAGTTCTACATAACACATACATTTGTAGGGCCACATAGGAAACTAATTAAAAATCCTCTTTTCTGGAACTACTTGTTCAACTGAAATCAAAATTTGGTTGAACAGTCACTAAATGGTTTGCTTTTCAGAATTGCATCAGACGACCTGGTCTGACATCCAAGATGGGCACCACAACCAAACATAGTTAAATATCATGCATATGGGATTCTATGTGAAATATAGAGTAGAAAATATTACTGTTTAAAGTTACATGTACATTTGTCTTTATGTAACTGTAATCCAGGTGAGCGATTACAGGGTCCATGGagtgtctggtttcattttcatatgtacagtacatatgtatatatacctGTATGTAATTTGCATATTAATTTCTTTATAAAGGTTCAGCTGAGGTGCATGCTTATCTTAAGACAAGAGGCATTTCCATTAAAAGAGAAAGATGCAGAGAGATGCTGAGAAATGTAGATGCTTCTGGTACAGCCTTGAGGTGGTCAGCTACTATACAAAGAAGGAAGTACAGTGTACCAACAGCAAATTCTGTGTGGCATCTAGATACACATCACTCCTTGATAAGGTTGGTATCAGTATATACCTAAATATGAACAATGGGGGATATATcacaaaaatatgattttttcacaaattaaaaaaaccttCAAAATTCTGTCCTCATTGTTGCAGTCGTCCAAACTTTTTCAAACAGGCAGATACCTTTAGCAGATCATTAtggattttgatgaaacttgcaCAAAACCTTCGTTGTGTTCATTATATTTCATTCaaagtaaattttaaattttgagagaaaaaaaataatgttcattttctttattttcatgaataactgccaaatttgacttttttcattttatggttacttaggttaaagttttttcaaacttaaatagcTTTGTCAAATCTGCATTGCTTTTGATAACATTTGCCATTTATGACGTGTTTTTCTTGGCCAACAGTTAATATTAATAGTAAGTCTATTCCTCTAATTCTTGTCAAACAATGAAGATCACATATTTTGACGGCAGTGTATAGTATCTTATATTGCGGAACTTGTAAAGCAATTATGACAAACAGAAACAAAGAAAGCTTTTTGCATCGGTTacgaatgtacatgtacattgtttgtACTTCAAAAATTTCTTCCCTCTTACATTTTAGTTGTTTACTGACAAATGCATATCTTGCATAACGTCAGAAAACTTGTACACATTGAGCTCATGCATATTTAAAGTGAGATTATTTTGTAGAAGTAGCTTTCAGTCTTATACAAATGCATCAACTAGGTATAAAGAAATTTCTCATGGCATGTTTAGGTAATGAATATTAATCTGAAAACAGAAACTTATCAAACTTTTCTTTGATCTTTTTCAGATGGGGAATAGTTGTCCATGGTGGAATCGATGGACATTCCAGACTGGTGTCTTTCCTTAGGGCCGCCACTTGTAACACCTCTAAGGCAGCTGCGTCGTTCTTCCTCCAGTCAGTGAAAGCGTACGGTTTTCCGAGTAGAGTCAGAGTTGACAACGGTACAGAATATGGGGACATTGGTCGGTTAATGATATCAGTAAATGGCGATGGCAGAGGGTCATTCCTGACAGGACCATCAGTACACAATCAACGCATAGAGAGACTTTGGCGGGATGTTTTCACCAAGGTATTAGTTACGTTTTACAAGCTGTTCCACTACATGGAGGAAAGACAGCTGCTCAATGTTAATGATAAAACACATAGATGGGTTTTGCAGTATGTGTTCGTGCCGATAATTGACAGAGCTCTGAGACAGTGGATGGAGACCCACAACACACACAAGATTAGAACAGAGAACAATAGAACACCAAATATGATGTGGTTCCAGTCACTAGTCCAGGGTGATAGCCAGCGTTACACAAGCGTTCGGAACATTGAGCAGCCTCCAAATGAAGCAGTTTCAGATGCCATTAGAGATTTGCAATTGAGTGAAGATGACACCACCTACCTTGTTCCACGTGATCCCTGCCCTTTGAGTCAGCACAACTTTCAACAGCTGCAAACAACAATTGCCATCAACAGAAATTCAACGAGCCATGGACTTGACATATTTGGTGATGTGATGCAGTTTGTTTTAGCACATCCAACAGAACTTTGAAATTGTTGCTTTTCTAGGACATTTTTGTGACTTCAGTTAGTGCCTGACATGTTCATGTTGTATTTGTTGTAAGATACCAATtctttaatgtattatttattatacatgtaaatatttgtatgtgCAGTGATGAAAAAATAAAGATTATAAGGATgatcttttttattaaattaaaagtttGAAATTGAGTTGTAAGCATAGGCATCATCTCTTATTTGTAAATTTGCAATCATTATTTTAAGCAAGGTgaacacatttgtttttaaggttttaatcaaaatatatgtttttgtataaaacataGTACATTTTCTCTGATAAATCTAATATGCACAAGAAACAATTTATCTTGAAGAATGGAAATGCAAATACTCGTTTGTACatgtgttttcttttgttttcaaatttatgcCATTTGTTATTAATCATGTCCATgtggaaatatatttatttacagtaTATAGGTATTGCATAATATGTATTAACATTTATGAATGTTTGTCtgtgtacatgtacaatttaGAAAATTAAATGTCATTGAGAGCTGAAAGAATCTTCTTGATATGCCACTCTATAAGTTAAAGGTTGATTACTTCATACCACTGGAAGCCATTATACGTAAAAATGAGACAGCTATGGTTGCCTACTcctaacatacattttttttgtcaataagGGAAAATAATCACATTGATCAGTTATACTGGAAGTCTTTCGGTATAACATACCTCATATAGGTATTggaaatacacatgtacatgtagctcATCAATCATAATAATATGGAAGCCACAGCCAAACTTAAATTCATGAAAGATCTCTAATGATTTCACACAAAATCTCTGCCTGAAACTTTTTGACGATGCAGAATTAAAGGATCGGTATTGTTACTAGATGTGTTCAAATTCTATTAAAGtcttaaaatatgtgtatttcatATGCAAAACTGTGCCAGCTGAGACACAtacatgtgaaaataaaaaaaataaggggTAAGTGTTGGCGAGACCACACTCCATCTACAAGGAAAgcatattgaatataaaaaatctAGAGGTCTCCACAGTACTTTCAACAAGGGTGGAATTCCACTCCTTGTGAAAAGCTCTAAAGTACccatacatgtacaatatatatcTGCATATCTTACCTACACTATAAAAAATGAAGCAGTATTATTGCTGACCCAATCAAACTCTTCTtgaagatatacatgtatttacctgAGAGATTTGTCAGACTCCAATGTGAGTTGATCTAACTAATCAACACAATACCATTTGTTTACCTGTGTAAACCACTGTATGGAGATTTAAACTTGTTTTCTATTGAGATGAGTTTTCAATCACTATTGATTACATTGCATAGCAAAAAAATCATCTCTGTTTATACTGAGGCACACATTACAATGATTGGATCAACAATAAATCCTTTGAAAACATGGATATACCTTAACACAACTGACATCTGAAATGCACCGAAAATAAAACTTCATTTTCTCACTTTTAACTTTGTGCTTCTGACAGAAAGCTGTGTACAAAGATGTTAGTTTCCACAACTTTACATCAGTTGGTAATAGTGGAAATATAGTACCAGATCTCCAGTCTGCATATACATGCTCAAAAGTGGCAGATGGTCGTGCAACTTTCATCTCATTTTCATGATTCAATGACTTAGTATGAAACTTtgacattattttacatttatgtcCATGTTACCAAGGTTAATTGTTGATACCTCATTGTGATGTCATAGTGATACTTGGAATGTAAATGTTCATGTGTATAGGTAATTTGTCAGGAAGGAAGTCACATCCTCATAAAACTATGCATTAAATTGTTTGTGAAATGAATTCAACATTTCTTTGTGTTAAACAGAAGAAATTAATGGTTAGATTGTGAACAAACTGTTAATACTTTTGAATACTGTGTACTGATAAAAAAGTGGACATTGGACCAttaaattttgttcttttttattcaACAACTATGCTAAAGATATCATTCAATAAATTACACACCATAATGACATGGTAAAGATACAACAGTATAACAAAATTACGTTAAAAATGTAAGAATATCAAAAATAGAAGAAGATTTCTACTGACCAAAATCTCtgttaaaaaactatatttttttagaatttgaGCATCTGATCATAATTTCATACTggctttcattgtattttttcaAAAGTGAACATCTATTACAATTTTTCTAAAAACTTGCTTGtccacatatattttttaagctAATATGATCAGTTTATTATTCACACTATCACTAGTAAATGAACTTAAAACTAAGTTAtactttcacaaaaaaaacattacaattattttttatagtacacataaggtaaatatttaataagttaaaaacataaaatcacataGAACTCACAAGCTCTTTTGCAATATCAAGAAAAGTCTATCTACATAAATAATGTCAATACTGAACTTGTCAGATGGAATTACAAAAATAGATGACAATCTACTGACAGAAATtacttttaaaaactttttttgcaGGTTTACATCAGTCTTTGCCAAACTTATTcattaagttaaaaaatgtgtttttttttcaatatttgctcTGAATTATCTTTTCAAAgaattttattatatgtattcacAAACAATTCTAGTTTGTCTATATGAATTAATGCTTGGTgcggttattttttttatattttgaaagttaaatttgacAAGAAAATGTTGGGGGAACAAATGTAACAGAAGCTGCCTAAAGGAATCAAAAAACTTTGTGAAAATGGGAGCTGGAGAATCCAAGGAACTACAAATCAATTTGGTTTGGTCTTATGTCAAGGGAAACAATAAGCTTCttaaaaatttgataaaatactGAAAGCATTTTTCAGCAAAAAGGATGAAAATATCCCTTTTTCATAAATTGGAATGTCAACAttcaatttcaatattaaaaagtttatGTCCCTGAAAAAAACATTCCtgtaatttcatgaaaattgctgaATTTTTCAATTAGAGTATAACTTTGCAACGGATGGATGGACATTTAAAGACTGTCGTATAAAAAAGGCACTTGTAATTCAAAGGACATGCAAATGACGTAACAACTACATGCATTGGAATTACCGAATAACAGTATAATGCTAGAAAAATTATAATTCCTGAAATAGCATACCAGAAGGCTTTTAGTTTATGTCAACGAAGCATTTTGGAGAGTGCAGCAcagttctgtaaaaaaaattcaCCAGCTCCTGTTTTACCAGGTTACAAAGCTGGTGGCTTGCCTTATACTAGTGCTTATGCTAAACAATTCTTAGCCAAATTATCAAATTCAGATTTTGCCAGTATGAAATACTGTACTTTATCAATCATAATTACATGCATATCTGCatcaaaatgtacaaaaatgatcattgtcaaatataaaataataaatcctATGCATAGATATATGTGCAATCAAGAGGTCCCTGACCTCAGTTCTATAGACTGTTAATGAAGGAGCCAAGTAATTTCAGgccaaagaaaaaaaattgtgtgtttcgGGTAACGCCTtgaaaaaaattaggtagggtaggtaggtaattttttttatttttaatttttttttttacatagacATAATGGAGCAGAGATGTTGACTTTAACAGTGCTTGTCCAAAAAAGCCAATAAAAAAGTTAGGTGGGGCTGGAAAAGctaggtagggtcgggttacccTTAACACAGCTAATTTTTTTTTAGGCCTAGTTGCAGATTTGTGTTAAGATTcagtattagttaaaaaaaaaggaTTCAGTATCATTTCTAATATTTGAAAATCCTCTTTATTATCATGTTTTCTGTAAAATAGTAATTGATAAATGTTTTCTTCAGTgtcattatttttgcaatataaaatgaaatggtTTTCATCATCACTGATTCAACaagattattttttacatttagtaCAGTATCTAAAGCTTTGCAGTATTTTTCTATATCTTTACTAATTATTGTCAAAAAAGACACATATATATGGCCAGTCTTAAAAATATCCTTGTTTGTCCTTCCCCTACTCACCAGGTTTTAGTTGTGTAGGTAGGTaggtttattattatattttttttaaagtctcaatttttaattttaatttgaaagaaaactgtataaaacatgaaaaaaatcaaagaaataaaatttgTGTAAGAACTTTGCAATAAAATTTTATGAGTAGGGGGGCAATTTTGGTGGGTAGGTCGGAGGAGGGCAaacaaactaaattttattttaggcctataccaaaattatttttcatgGAGGGGCAAATTCAAAGCAAAATGCATAAATCAACACAGGTATATTTTCTCTTGTATAAACTTAGTTGTTTTTAAAATAGGAATATTCACTGAAAACGTTGAGAGAATATGCAAGGCAGAAATTTTACATGAACATCTAACtattccctccccccccccttccccagTTTTTTCTTTAATAGATAAAAGTGCAAAGTAACATCCATACAGGTCAAGGAAGTACAAAAATACATACAGCTTGTACAGCATAAaagacatattttacaatattgtgatatttgtaaaattttggACTTGCATGGACCTATCACAGTTCTAACATAAATTgctataaaaatcaaataaaacattgctGTCAAAAGTTGAGATCCTGAAGATAAAATACATTTGAGTTGtagaaacctttaaattgactcaAGTAAGGATGCAATATTGTCGTTTCCAAAAAATGATTTAGTCCTTAATTCAAGTTTTGTTTGCTATCAAGTATTAACttgattttaacatcaatttatcaaaatgtgcaaaatttcCTGAATTGGTCCCCCCCCCCCTGGAATATTCTTATACCTTCCAATGTGTGATCATTTATATGAAATTAAGCTATTTCCCGGGTCTTAAACTTCTCAAAAATGTTCTCCTACCTTTACTCCTGACTTAAGTTTTATGGAACTATCATTGATCATGTTTATTCTTCactaattcatttataaattgaGTCTGATACCATATGATGGTAGTCGAGGGTGTTAAAACACTGTCTttgcataaatgtttttattttttttaatacgaatatgaattttctatttaaatttattttatttcattaaagggaTTGTCAGAAACTTCAAAgtcattaatatttgaataagttTCTTCAACATTGTTGGCAACTATTAAAGGTCATGAAACTCACTGTATAAAAGCAATTTTGATCAAGATTCTATTTTCATTCAAAGGATTCCTTTAGGATtccattacaaaaaaaacaaaaaacatgtgaCTATGATTATCAAAAGCTCTCATGCAGGAAAATTACAAGCAGTGTTAACCCATAACCATATTACAGCATCTTTTAGCTGTTTTTTTCACACAAGGACTTGTTGGATGACTTGTGGAGACCACTATTTTTTGAAATTCCCTGTTTTTCTCTTGGATGGAGTGTGGTCTCTATGTAACTGATCCCATATAATATCTTTCCACTTGCATACTAACATAATATATATCTGTTTAATCATTTTATCGAAGCGTTATGGCTTAAGTGATGTTATTGActaaattttgacaaaactaaaacacccaaaaaataaaattgctaCTTACCAACTGACATCTTGAATTCAGGATAATTATGATCAAGCAATTGAGTGGTggtttatttataagaaaaagaTGAAGCCATACTATGACTTAGCTTGTGGAATGTCATATGGCCttctttttaagaaaacaacCCATGTGTAATCAAGGGGTACCCTTCAATTAAGTAGACAATTACCAATactgttaaaacaacaacaaaatgttggtTGTTTTTAAAAAGGGAACTGAAATAACAAATACAGGATATGAAAGACAATTAACGAGCAATCACTGATCCTCATGACATTTTTAATACTGTATTATGGATTCGTTTGTTACCATTGCAATATTTACAcactcataaaaaaatataaattgttaactgctgcactaaaacaacaattaaattctTAATTAGGTTTATTTTGAATCTCATCAAACAATATAGGATAATATTTCGGAAGAACAATGACatttaacaaatgcatacattagttcttttaattaatatctaAACTGGGAATATATACTGAATATATGTCTCTGTCTAAACTATTTATTTCTAAAGGGGAAAAATCAGAACACTTAAGTTagatatgtttctaaataatatgttaacagtacatttttttctttttttacatttaaaattattttaaaagacaatagtGCACTCAGACGTAAAATATCACCTGGGTAATTTCTgatatgtgtactttttgggattgtttaCTTTTAAGTTCACTGCCAATACTGAGATACTGGagactgttttttttccatttaaatactaaaatcaaagccaaaatttacatgtatagaatataattaagttggattcggtgacacgatataatctttaatttctacctgggacatataatatagtcccagtttctacatacaagctggtatgactactcgtatacaagacaagttattactacaggtaaatgcgatatgacccggaaatatatagacgggcggatcgtttttgatgtttattgggtttatggacgtttcgtgccactgccagttcgtgccactgatatttgtgtggaaaaggggtagacgtttcgtcccactgatactATATAGGcagataggtgtgaataatgccgtataggtgtgaatgatattggggtgtacatttatgtagaaaattacaacaatgttaacaattataattataaataacaaaaataaaatgatttattgttagtatacaaatatgtgtacatagttcgttatgttcaataaatataaaacataaagtgttgttattttgtatgcATCATGTGTACCGGGTAtgtgtatgtaaaaataaaatacaaaatatttgtgcatagttcattatgtttaaaaaatataaaacatgaagtgcTGTTATTTTTTATGCTTCATGTGTATgcactatatacataaataataatataacacaaatgaacaataatacattttattcaataaagaCCTAATAAAATGAAGTTGGTCTTTTACTTGTAGGAAAAGCTTATGCTTTACTATCGACTCACAAACTATCAATTAGCGGTAAGTGCCTTTAAGTTATTAGCAAACAATGAATTACCGACTCGGACCAATTAGTAAACAACTCACCGCTTTAATGATGATTCAAACTGTGTAATgaatataatgttaatttattgaaaatgttttaatatatttatgtaatcaatctagatattgttaaaatgtatgtatgcattcccttttgatattgttaatgtataatataaaagaGTATAGTAAATCTTGTTTCGTTTCTTGTAATAATATACCGGTAatgtaaatttattgaaaatgtttgaatatatttatgttatcaatctagatattgttaatgtattataagaAGCATgtaaattgactcttaaacatttttgttcatgtaattaaaaataaatcttgaaatcgCAGAATACTTTTAAActgaataaataatcttgaaataaaacaatgttgatttaacattgaacagatgttacaatcaaaggtgcgaaagttacccgttatgattcacacctatacggtattattcacacctatccgcttatatatcagtgggacgaaacgtccaatgccctcctacacaaatatcagtggcacgaactggtagtggcacgaaacgtccagcacccgtttattgcatagttactgactgtcagcaaaatttgatgatgaaagggtgttttgaatgttattccagactaaaacaaattttagctgacttaagattctaatccaaatttataatatctgtattttttgctcgtaccacatggcaatctttttcttccgacctcgggcatgaatttattaacaaacctgacaaccaatcaaaacgcttgtttcatatgcttattttcggacgcgagttttgacttaacgataattaataattcaacttaagtaaaaattttattacttaagtaataattaaatacaattaacgatgcgaaagcacttaaattaattttaagcagcgttaaatgcaatttaagtaacttaacggtagtaaaaatcaatttttgttgttcgggcgcacttaacgagttaaactaagtttttctctgcttaattcatttttctcacataaatagaaaataactcttcttaactacttaatgcatttagtagcgttaattcgaattaagttacttaaattgagtttaagtagtgaaaaactaagtttaagttacttaaacttagtttttctcatttttgtggttcaggcgtgccatagacaagttagaa from Dreissena polymorpha isolate Duluth1 chromosome 5, UMN_Dpol_1.0, whole genome shotgun sequence harbors:
- the LOC127881003 gene encoding uncharacterized protein LOC127881003 isoform X1, translating into MNLVSMYFLRCVKSDSVLERVSITLRDVQRGKQNGNLDVSAARTQIASLLTNLQRLENDHTVPDDLLKSTIQSVVLVRDSLPDLTQHAQHSSHSVDRYEDTVPNPHGRGRDLCDIDISKLQQLIDMGYTVKEIAEKGLLGGVLHPNTLYSRLRSNNMQIRSSYTDISDDDLHSIVAEYNRDHPNSGSAEVHAYLKTRGISIKRERCREMLRNVDASGTALRWSATIQRRKYSVPTANSVWHLDTHHSLIRWGIVVHGGIDGHSRLVSFLRAATCNTSKAAASFFLQSVKAYGFPSRVRVDNGTEYGDIGRLMISVNGDGRGSFLTGPSVHNQRIERLWRDVFTKVLVTFYKLFHYMEERQLLNVNDKTHRWVLQYVFVPIIDRALRQWMETHNTHKIRTENNRTPNMMWFQSLVQGDSQRYTSVRNIEQPPNEAVSDAIRDLQLSEDDTTYLVPRDPCPLSQHNFQQLQTTIAINRNSTSHGLDIFGDVMQFVLAHPTEL
- the LOC127881003 gene encoding uncharacterized protein LOC127881003 isoform X2; its protein translation is MDRLQRTHLPTADSVLERVSITLRDVQRGKQNGNLDVSAARTQIASLLTNLQRLENDHTVPDDLLKSTIQSVVLVRDSLPDLTQHAQHSSHSVDRYEDTVPNPHGRGRDLCDIDISKLQQLIDMGYTVKEIAEKGLLGGVLHPNTLYSRLRSNNMQIRSSYTDISDDDLHSIVAEYNRDHPNSGSAEVHAYLKTRGISIKRERCREMLRNVDASGTALRWSATIQRRKYSVPTANSVWHLDTHHSLIRWGIVVHGGIDGHSRLVSFLRAATCNTSKAAASFFLQSVKAYGFPSRVRVDNGTEYGDIGRLMISVNGDGRGSFLTGPSVHNQRIERLWRDVFTKVLVTFYKLFHYMEERQLLNVNDKTHRWVLQYVFVPIIDRALRQWMETHNTHKIRTENNRTPNMMWFQSLVQGDSQRYTSVRNIEQPPNEAVSDAIRDLQLSEDDTTYLVPRDPCPLSQHNFQQLQTTIAINRNSTSHGLDIFGDVMQFVLAHPTEL